The following are from one region of the Magallana gigas chromosome 6, xbMagGiga1.1, whole genome shotgun sequence genome:
- the LOC105326359 gene encoding protein starmaker isoform X2: MPKKDDIWKDIPSTEKIKSITPPKSVNDFTKVTNRYNADRYEIFEDGYYDSDDIDEFINDEEESDEESDETPHPSRIKGYRRRLLPKNSDSDSEESDSCQPLQNDSADEGSLGKGSSKVTEDNGSRSNSPLSGLKLKKTKYKSNVIESSDSDTEVEENDNDNKSPQNESCHNLGATANSNNSPSSSIASVEQQSNSDVKAFEHTDSGAEVVITESDEELSVYCASVEKVQGSIVVSSESSESESSSGCESEAESDGSGSETEEELQKHDRAYRQRQQKQKKFEEFKQLRKNRQLSSSK, translated from the exons ATGCCTAAAAAGGATGACATCTGGAAAGACATTCCTTCGACAGAGAAGATAAAATCAATAACTCCACCGAAAAGCGTCAACGACTTCACCAAAGT AACAAATAGGTATAATGCTGATCGATATGAGATATTTGAAGATGGTTATTATGACAGTGATGACATTGATGAATTCATTAATGATGAAGAAGAGAGTGATGAAGAATCGGAT gaaacACCACACCCAAGTCGAATTAAAGGATACAGAAGAAGATTACTTCCAAAGAACAGTGACTCTGATTCCGAAGAAAGTGATTCTTGTCAGCCATTACAGAATGATTCAGCTGATGAAGGAAGTTTAGGTAAAGGAAGTTCAAAGGTGACTGAAGACAATGGTTCAAGGTCAAATTCACCATTGTCTGGCTTGAAATTGAAGAAGACCAAGTATAAAAGCAATGTGATAGAATCTAGTGATTCTGACACAGAAGTGGAAGAAAATGACAATGACAACAAATCTCCCCAGAATGAGAGCTGTCACAACTTGGGTGCCACTGCAAATTCTAACAACAGTCCATCCAGTTCAATTGCATCAGTAGAGCAGCAATCAAATTCAGATGTTAAAGCATTTGAGCACACAGACTCAGGAGCAGAAGTGGTTATAACTGAGAGTGATGAGGAACTTTCTGTTTATTGTGCCTCTGTAGAGAAAGTTCAAGGCAGCATTGTTGTTTCCAGTGAATCaagtgaaagtgaaagtagttcagGGTGTGAAAGTGAGGCTGAGAGTGATGGCTCAGGAAGTGAAACAGAGGAGGAACTTCAAAAGCATGACAGAGCTTACAGACAAAGGCagcaaaaacagaaaaaattcgaggaatttaaacaattaagaaaaaacagACAGTTGTCATCGtcaaaatag
- the LOC105326358 gene encoding uncharacterized protein — MNIFQAVIRPFQTQTSQTGVTNQQTAGASDREEDGFLMVAETESERTTVYASDFTGDTPPDYNQVGHPKYPLPTYMDYMERSASQTFQQESTMSYNTIPLSSHTEISGVPFDVAPELQVIFDMHQSVSNGYSSIQSSDIDACRFTYDFSLEEKVLRDAQSLEMR; from the exons ATGAACATCTTCCAAGCAGTTATTCGACCTTTTCAAACACAGACGTCTCAGACGGGCGTGACCAATCAGCAAACAGCAGGGGCATCCGACAGAGAGGAGGACGGGTTCCTGATGGTAGCTGAAACAGAGAGTGAAAGAACCACCGTGTATGCCAGTGATTTCACTGGAGATACCCCACCAGATTATAACCAG GTTGGACACCCAAAGTATCCTCTGCCGACCTACATGGACTATATGGAGAGGAGTGCCAGCCAAACTTTCCAGCAAGAATCTACTATGAGCTATAATACAATACCCCTATCTAGCCACACCGAGATCAGTGGAGTACCTTTTGACGTTGCTCCAGAGTTACAAGTTATCTTTGACATGCATCAATCAGTCTCAAATGGTTATTCTTCCATCCAAAGCAGTGATATTGATGCCTGTAGATTTACTTACGATTTTTCACTGGAAGAGAAAGTGCTACGTGATGCCCAGTCTTTAGAAATGAGATAG
- the LOC105326384 gene encoding uncharacterized protein translates to MERDGKDILRRLNSDKLMSPTPEMLRELPLSDIGERAERYHRIMMARTRTQILLMDNLCQQRGLNMKKILERQRWERTPESDLGPLVGLKHEAEDDLERIKLRIIKPSKKRSSGHSADDRVASFYRLNADDEKDNLHEYNDGCEDLFRDSQNDGSKTKEDSKEPQKKRKSWKKRLLKLFSWCSGSAEKN, encoded by the exons ATGGAGCGAGACGGTAAAGATATTTTGCGAAGACTGAATTCGGACAAGCTGATG TCCCCCACGCCTGAAATGCTTCGAGAGTTACCCCTCTCTGACATTGGCGAACGGGCAGAGAGATACCACAGAATC ATGATGGCAAGAACTAGGACACAGATACTGCTTATGGACAATTTATGCCAGCAAAGGGGCCTAAATATGAAG AAAATCCTGGAAAGACAACGTTGGGAGAGAACTCCTGAATCG GATTTGGGACCACTTGTTGGCCTAAAACACGAAGCCGAAGACGATCTAGAGAGGATCAAGTTAAGGATCATCAAGCCTTCcaag AAAAGAAGCTCGGGACATTCTGCCGATGACCGCGTGGCGTCCTTTTACAGACTGAACGCTGACGATGAGAAG GACAACCTGCACGAATATAATGATGGCTGTGAAGACTTGTTCAGAGATTCCCAAAATGATGGGAGCAAAACCAAGGAGGACAgcaag GAAccacaaaagaaaagaaaatcgtGGAAGAAACGATTGCTGAAACTGTTTAGCTGGTGCAGTGGCTCAGCAGAGAAAAACTAG
- the LOC105326359 gene encoding protein starmaker isoform X1 → MSSDEEFFSSLKKKRKISERSCSDVVSSEEDTSCDQQTPETSCAKRSAHSRSSERIRNKKKFAMPKKDDIWKDIPSTEKIKSITPPKSVNDFTKVTNRYNADRYEIFEDGYYDSDDIDEFINDEEESDEESDETPHPSRIKGYRRRLLPKNSDSDSEESDSCQPLQNDSADEGSLGKGSSKVTEDNGSRSNSPLSGLKLKKTKYKSNVIESSDSDTEVEENDNDNKSPQNESCHNLGATANSNNSPSSSIASVEQQSNSDVKAFEHTDSGAEVVITESDEELSVYCASVEKVQGSIVVSSESSESESSSGCESEAESDGSGSETEEELQKHDRAYRQRQQKQKKFEEFKQLRKNRQLSSSK, encoded by the exons ATGTCTTCAGACGAAGAATTTTTCAGTTCTCTCaagaaaaagaggaaaataaGTGAAAGGAGTTGCAGTGATGTTGTAAGCAGCGAAGAGGACACCTCTTGTGATCAGCAGACACCAGAAACATCGTGCGCAAAACGTTCTGCG CATTCAAGAAGTTCAGAGAgaataagaaacaaaaaaaagtttgccATGCCTAAAAAGGATGACATCTGGAAAGACATTCCTTCGACAGAGAAGATAAAATCAATAACTCCACCGAAAAGCGTCAACGACTTCACCAAAGT AACAAATAGGTATAATGCTGATCGATATGAGATATTTGAAGATGGTTATTATGACAGTGATGACATTGATGAATTCATTAATGATGAAGAAGAGAGTGATGAAGAATCGGAT gaaacACCACACCCAAGTCGAATTAAAGGATACAGAAGAAGATTACTTCCAAAGAACAGTGACTCTGATTCCGAAGAAAGTGATTCTTGTCAGCCATTACAGAATGATTCAGCTGATGAAGGAAGTTTAGGTAAAGGAAGTTCAAAGGTGACTGAAGACAATGGTTCAAGGTCAAATTCACCATTGTCTGGCTTGAAATTGAAGAAGACCAAGTATAAAAGCAATGTGATAGAATCTAGTGATTCTGACACAGAAGTGGAAGAAAATGACAATGACAACAAATCTCCCCAGAATGAGAGCTGTCACAACTTGGGTGCCACTGCAAATTCTAACAACAGTCCATCCAGTTCAATTGCATCAGTAGAGCAGCAATCAAATTCAGATGTTAAAGCATTTGAGCACACAGACTCAGGAGCAGAAGTGGTTATAACTGAGAGTGATGAGGAACTTTCTGTTTATTGTGCCTCTGTAGAGAAAGTTCAAGGCAGCATTGTTGTTTCCAGTGAATCaagtgaaagtgaaagtagttcagGGTGTGAAAGTGAGGCTGAGAGTGATGGCTCAGGAAGTGAAACAGAGGAGGAACTTCAAAAGCATGACAGAGCTTACAGACAAAGGCagcaaaaacagaaaaaattcgaggaatttaaacaattaagaaaaaacagACAGTTGTCATCGtcaaaatag